From Paenibacillus physcomitrellae, the proteins below share one genomic window:
- a CDS encoding carbohydrate ABC transporter permease, with the protein MENLIRTARNEMWYLLFMLPGICLFVMAVIIPLIMGARYSFTNWDGVSNSFGNVGFDNYVAAFHDPDFWGALWHTFKYALILTVLVNVLSLLLALVLDSFLPLRNLFRTIFFLPSVISIVLAGFVWSYNYSTGIPNLLSHFGIDASSPLGNPDTALFGLILIALWQGVGSPMIIYIAGLQGIPGELSESARIDGAGSWKTFLHVTLPLLAPSVTINLLLVLTGSLKVFDLVFVTTGGGPGFATDVMSTYIYRTSFSSFKGGYGMALSMMFFLILVIVTIVQMSISRRREVEM; encoded by the coding sequence AACTTGATACGAACCGCACGAAACGAAATGTGGTATCTCCTGTTTATGCTGCCGGGCATCTGCTTGTTTGTGATGGCAGTCATCATTCCGCTGATAATGGGCGCCCGCTATTCCTTCACCAATTGGGACGGCGTGTCCAATTCGTTTGGCAATGTTGGGTTTGACAATTACGTGGCTGCTTTCCATGACCCCGATTTCTGGGGCGCCTTATGGCACACGTTCAAATATGCCCTTATTTTAACCGTGCTGGTCAACGTGCTGTCGCTTTTGCTGGCGCTGGTGCTGGACTCTTTTTTGCCGCTGCGCAATCTGTTCCGTACGATCTTTTTCCTGCCCAGCGTCATTTCCATCGTACTGGCCGGATTTGTCTGGAGCTACAACTACAGCACGGGCATTCCGAATCTGCTGAGCCATTTCGGCATCGACGCGTCCAGTCCGCTGGGCAATCCGGACACCGCATTGTTCGGGCTGATCCTAATCGCCTTGTGGCAGGGTGTAGGCTCGCCGATGATCATTTACATCGCCGGCTTGCAGGGCATTCCCGGCGAATTGAGTGAAAGCGCCCGGATCGACGGGGCCGGCTCCTGGAAGACCTTCCTGCACGTGACCCTGCCGCTGTTGGCTCCGTCGGTGACAATCAATCTGCTGCTGGTGCTTACCGGCTCGCTGAAGGTGTTCGACCTGGTGTTCGTCACCACCGGTGGCGGTCCCGGCTTTGCTACCGATGTGATGTCCACCTATATTTACCGGACCTCGTTCTCCTCGTTTAAAGGCGGGTACGGGATGGCGCTTTCGATGATGTTTTTCCTGATCCTGGTTATCGTGACCATCGTGCAGATGTCCATTTCAAGAAGACGGGAAGTGGAAATGTGA
- a CDS encoding ABC-F family ATP-binding cassette domain-containing protein has protein sequence MIKVEHLSFSFPQKELYTGISFTLEEGQHCAFIGTSGSGKSTLIEILMDPEKHLFDGKLEIDPNCRIGYVSQFSQVDPAKDMTVFEYISEEFTKIQEKLNAIYAEMATTSDMDSLMEEYQLTLDALESLGGDDFESLIHKKLNLANLAKLKDVSVTSLSGGEFKLIQVMKEMLTNPDLMIMDEPDVFLDFENLNSLKKLINSHKGMLLVVTHNRYLLNHCFNKIIHLENTEIQEFDGGYIEYHFSLLQTKIELQEIAVAEAEEIERYDHIIDNLREIATNVADASRGRALKARVKYQERLEARRIKAPFVDIKQPDIGFGMGPDLEDAVVIKVEDYSAAFDELLLENVNFEIKSTDKVAIIGPNGTGKTTLLRDIFRNNQESIEVHTDAKVAYLSQVQGETLQDSNTILHEFIDAGFKTYDEVRAYLANYGFEGEILEQKIESLSGGEKNMLQLAKVAASQANLLLLDEPTSHLDLYTQIALEKAIIDYKGAIVMVSHDFYSVVNGMDYVLIVDHKTIRKMSMRKFRQMIYASHFDKDYLEIEQKKKSVEMQIESALKDTDFETAKGLVDELEGLIKQLSAL, from the coding sequence ATGATCAAAGTTGAACATTTATCCTTCTCGTTCCCGCAAAAAGAACTATATACCGGCATTTCGTTCACACTCGAAGAAGGGCAGCACTGTGCCTTTATTGGAACAAGCGGCAGCGGGAAAAGCACCCTGATCGAGATCCTGATGGACCCGGAAAAGCATTTGTTCGACGGCAAGCTGGAGATCGATCCGAACTGCCGAATCGGATACGTCAGTCAGTTCTCGCAGGTGGACCCGGCGAAAGATATGACCGTTTTTGAATATATTAGTGAAGAATTTACCAAGATCCAAGAGAAGCTCAACGCGATTTATGCCGAAATGGCGACGACATCGGATATGGATTCGCTGATGGAGGAATATCAACTCACTTTGGACGCGTTGGAATCGCTGGGCGGGGACGATTTCGAGAGCCTTATTCATAAGAAGCTGAATCTGGCCAATCTCGCGAAGTTAAAAGACGTTAGCGTAACCTCCTTAAGTGGCGGGGAGTTCAAACTCATTCAAGTCATGAAGGAAATGCTGACGAATCCGGACTTGATGATCATGGATGAGCCCGATGTATTTTTGGACTTCGAAAACCTGAATTCGCTCAAAAAATTGATCAACTCCCACAAGGGCATGCTGCTGGTCGTTACGCACAACCGCTATCTTCTAAACCATTGCTTCAACAAAATCATTCACCTGGAAAATACGGAAATCCAAGAGTTTGACGGAGGCTATATCGAATATCATTTCTCGCTGCTTCAGACCAAAATCGAACTGCAGGAGATCGCCGTCGCTGAAGCAGAAGAGATCGAGCGATACGATCACATCATCGACAATCTTAGAGAGATCGCGACGAATGTGGCGGACGCGTCCAGAGGCCGCGCGCTCAAAGCCCGGGTCAAGTACCAGGAAAGATTGGAAGCGCGCCGGATCAAAGCTCCATTCGTCGATATTAAGCAGCCGGACATTGGCTTCGGCATGGGGCCGGATTTGGAAGATGCGGTTGTCATAAAAGTCGAAGATTACAGTGCGGCGTTCGACGAGCTGCTGTTGGAAAACGTAAACTTCGAGATCAAATCCACGGATAAAGTCGCGATCATCGGTCCGAACGGCACCGGGAAAACGACTTTGCTGCGGGACATTTTCCGAAACAATCAGGAGTCGATCGAAGTCCATACGGATGCGAAAGTGGCTTACTTATCTCAGGTTCAAGGCGAAACGCTGCAAGATTCGAATACGATCCTGCATGAATTCATCGACGCCGGATTCAAGACTTATGACGAGGTCAGAGCGTATCTGGCGAACTACGGCTTCGAAGGAGAGATTCTTGAGCAGAAGATAGAATCGTTGTCCGGCGGAGAAAAAAACATGCTCCAATTGGCTAAAGTCGCGGCCAGTCAAGCCAATCTGCTGCTGCTTGACGAACCGACGAGCCATTTGGACCTCTATACACAGATTGCGCTGGAAAAAGCGATCATCGACTATAAAGGTGCGATCGTTATGGTTTCGCACGATTTCTATTCCGTCGTAAACGGGATGGATTATGTGCTGATCGTTGATCATAAGACTATTCGAAAAATGAGTATGCGAAAATTCAGACAGATGATCTACGCCAGTCATTTTGATAAAGACTACTTGGAAATTGAACAAAAGAAAAAGTCGGTCGAAATGCAAATCGAATCGGCTTTGAAGGATACGGATTTTGAAACCGCAAAAGGATTGGTCGACGAGCTGGAAGGCTTGATCAAGCAGCTGTCTGCGCTCTAG
- a CDS encoding DUF6953 family protein, with translation MEVTAQEVAEWMVKEIRSTGTLYQTDAIEYVKAQFGEQFVFVNENGNTSLSKEVKKAFRKLHGGKIAWDRDGFFWAWT, from the coding sequence ATGGAAGTAACTGCCCAAGAAGTAGCGGAATGGATGGTCAAGGAAATCAGGTCTACGGGAACGCTATACCAGACCGATGCGATTGAATATGTGAAGGCTCAATTTGGCGAACAATTTGTGTTCGTGAATGAGAATGGAAATACATCGCTGTCTAAAGAGGTGAAGAAGGCTTTCCGCAAACTCCACGGCGGCAAAATTGCTTGGGACCGCGACGGATTCTTTTGGGCTTGGACCTAA
- a CDS encoding RidA family protein, with protein sequence MTTIRTYNHNLWDHGISQGYLVDNTLYISGQFSHNTEGEFVGTGDIRAQMTQTLENLDAVLQEFGATKHNLAYVELYLTNAQEHAETAIELFKKFVGEHRPAGSMIGVTYLAFPEQWVEVRAVADARAQTAA encoded by the coding sequence ATGACGACCATTCGAACGTACAACCATAATCTCTGGGATCACGGGATTTCGCAGGGTTACCTTGTCGATAACACGCTGTATATCTCGGGACAGTTCTCCCATAACACGGAGGGCGAGTTCGTTGGAACAGGCGACATTCGGGCACAGATGACGCAGACACTGGAGAATTTAGATGCCGTGTTACAAGAGTTCGGAGCAACGAAGCATAATTTGGCTTACGTGGAGCTGTATCTGACGAATGCGCAGGAGCACGCGGAAACCGCGATCGAACTGTTCAAAAAGTTCGTCGGGGAGCATCGGCCGGCGGGGAGCATGATCGGGGTGACCTACCTGGCATTTCCGGAACAATGGGTAGAGGTTCGGGCTGTGGCAGATGCTAGAGCGCAGACAGCTGCTTGA
- a CDS encoding alpha-galactosidase, which translates to MAITYFAEEQIFEIRTNRTSYVFGIGSGGTVQHLYWGEPVAARECAPLLKPWLHSSFDAEVNRDKEEYGGWGGSHYAEPCLKVKFAGGVRDLKLRYSGHDILADDRLIVRLADADYRLRAEIGYRVSGEHDLIEREVTVYNDEEQPVRIDQIMSAAWSVPAMPSARLTHVAGRWAGEYQLRTQPLSEGKKVLESRQGFTGPHANPWFAVDDGTASETGGKVWFGALGWSGNWKLVLEKSIFGHLRVVGGINDFDGAFVLQPGQSFTAPVFTGGFTAGGFGEMSRNLHRYQSDVILPGTRVRKVLYNSWEATEFAVNVQEQIKLAKRAAQLGAERFVVDDGWFGGRSSDKAGLGDWRVNPQKFPNGLEELIDEVKQLGMDFGLWVEPESVNPDSDLYRQHPEWVYQFSGREGTLLRNQLMLNLGLPEVKAFVLDFMTELLSRYEISFIKWDMNRTVTEPGTTSLEDRETNSVWIKHVQHLYEIWAELRRRFPQVEFETCAGGGARIDLGILRYADQAWISDNTDARDRLTIQEGFSYVYSPSVMMCWVTESPHGMNGRRLPLSFRFHSAMLGGLGVGANIGNWPEEELAEAARYVEQYKRIRHLIAGGDLYRTASFRSGDLAAWEYVGRGGEEIAVFAFQQAQYFGYAEKRLPLQGLEPDARYMVTFSPEAAADATDVSAASDTEASVWHGSTLMNIGLPMPLSGDYDSRLILLRRLP; encoded by the coding sequence GTGGCCATTACTTATTTTGCCGAGGAACAAATATTTGAAATCCGCACGAACCGTACTTCTTATGTGTTTGGCATCGGCAGCGGGGGTACGGTGCAGCATCTGTATTGGGGGGAGCCGGTTGCGGCCAGGGAGTGCGCCCCCCTGCTGAAGCCGTGGCTGCATTCTTCCTTTGACGCGGAGGTGAACCGCGACAAGGAGGAGTACGGCGGCTGGGGCGGCAGCCATTACGCCGAACCCTGCCTGAAGGTGAAGTTTGCGGGCGGGGTTCGCGATTTGAAGCTGCGGTATTCAGGGCACGATATTTTGGCGGACGACCGCCTGATCGTGCGGCTTGCAGACGCCGATTACCGGCTGCGGGCCGAGATCGGCTACCGGGTGAGCGGAGAGCATGACCTGATCGAAAGGGAAGTGACGGTCTACAACGACGAGGAGCAGCCCGTGCGCATCGATCAGATCATGTCGGCCGCGTGGTCGGTTCCGGCGATGCCGTCGGCGCGGCTGACGCATGTGGCCGGCCGGTGGGCGGGGGAATACCAGCTCAGAACGCAGCCGCTTTCGGAAGGCAAAAAAGTGCTGGAGTCCAGACAGGGCTTCACGGGGCCGCACGCCAATCCCTGGTTTGCGGTCGACGACGGAACGGCGTCGGAAACGGGCGGCAAGGTTTGGTTCGGCGCGCTTGGCTGGAGCGGTAACTGGAAGCTCGTCCTGGAAAAATCTATCTTTGGGCATCTCCGCGTCGTCGGCGGGATCAACGATTTTGACGGTGCTTTTGTTCTGCAGCCCGGCCAAAGCTTTACGGCGCCGGTGTTTACCGGCGGATTTACCGCCGGGGGCTTTGGAGAGATGAGCCGGAACCTGCACAGGTATCAAAGCGATGTGATCCTGCCCGGCACCCGGGTCAGAAAGGTGCTGTACAACTCCTGGGAAGCCACGGAATTTGCCGTGAATGTCCAGGAGCAGATCAAGCTGGCCAAACGTGCCGCGCAGCTTGGCGCGGAACGGTTTGTAGTGGATGACGGTTGGTTCGGCGGGCGCAGCAGCGACAAGGCGGGGCTCGGAGACTGGCGGGTCAATCCGCAGAAATTCCCGAACGGGCTGGAGGAATTGATCGACGAGGTTAAACAGCTCGGTATGGATTTCGGCCTGTGGGTTGAGCCCGAGTCGGTCAATCCGGACAGCGACCTTTACCGGCAGCATCCCGAATGGGTTTATCAATTCTCCGGACGCGAGGGAACTTTGCTTCGCAACCAGCTGATGCTCAATTTGGGGCTTCCCGAAGTCAAGGCGTTTGTGCTTGACTTCATGACGGAGCTGCTAAGCCGATACGAGATTTCCTTCATTAAATGGGATATGAACCGGACGGTTACAGAACCAGGAACAACGTCTTTGGAGGATCGTGAGACAAACTCCGTATGGATTAAGCATGTCCAGCATCTGTACGAGATTTGGGCGGAACTGAGGCGCAGATTCCCGCAGGTGGAGTTTGAGACCTGCGCGGGCGGAGGGGCGCGGATTGACCTCGGCATCCTGCGGTATGCCGATCAGGCCTGGATCAGCGACAATACCGACGCACGTGACCGGCTGACGATTCAGGAGGGCTTCTCTTACGTCTACAGCCCGTCCGTGATGATGTGCTGGGTGACGGAATCGCCGCACGGTATGAACGGGCGGCGCCTGCCGCTGTCGTTCCGCTTTCACAGCGCCATGTTGGGCGGACTGGGCGTCGGGGCCAACATCGGCAACTGGCCGGAGGAGGAGTTGGCCGAGGCCGCGCGGTACGTGGAGCAATACAAGCGGATCCGTCATTTGATCGCCGGGGGAGACCTCTACCGGACAGCATCCTTCCGCAGCGGCGACTTAGCGGCATGGGAATACGTCGGCCGGGGCGGGGAGGAGATTGCCGTGTTTGCCTTCCAGCAGGCTCAGTATTTCGGCTACGCGGAGAAACGTTTGCCGCTGCAGGGACTGGAGCCTGACGCCCGCTACATGGTGACATTCTCTCCGGAAGCCGCAGCCGATGCCACCGACGTCTCTGCCGCCTCTGATACTGAGGCATCCGTCTGGCACGGCTCCACCCTGATGAACATCGGCTTGCCGATGCCGCTGTCGGGCGACTATGACAGCCGGCTGATTTTGCTGCGGCGCCTGCCCTGA
- a CDS encoding carbohydrate ABC transporter permease: MKSNKAAVLAVFSLLALVFLFPLYVALLMSLKTAKQTFDSFYALPSSLNFANFAHAWETSKFPLAIMNSLIITVLSVALIVLVSALAGYAIARRNKPFYNILFMLFLSGMMIPFQVTMLPLYKLGKTLHMLDTHWGIILIYGGFGIQTGVLFYTAFIRQISREIEEAAKIDGCTTPGIFIRIIIPLLKPVTATVIVLNALYIWNDFLLPLLYLQDNHYRTIPLQQYFFFGQYSSDLNLAFAYAVMGMIPVIVFFLIMQRFIVKGIAAGAVKG; encoded by the coding sequence ATGAAATCAAACAAAGCTGCCGTGTTAGCCGTTTTTTCGCTGCTGGCGCTGGTATTCCTGTTTCCGCTCTACGTGGCCCTGCTGATGTCGCTGAAAACCGCGAAGCAGACGTTTGACAGCTTTTACGCGCTGCCGTCCAGCCTGAATTTCGCCAACTTTGCCCATGCCTGGGAAACCTCCAAATTTCCGCTGGCCATCATGAACAGCTTGATCATCACCGTGTTGTCCGTCGCTTTGATCGTGTTGGTCTCCGCGCTGGCTGGATACGCGATTGCCCGGCGGAACAAGCCTTTTTACAATATTCTGTTCATGCTGTTCCTGTCCGGCATGATGATTCCGTTTCAAGTGACGATGCTGCCTTTGTACAAGCTGGGCAAAACGCTCCATATGCTGGATACGCATTGGGGGATCATCTTGATCTACGGCGGCTTCGGCATCCAGACCGGGGTGTTGTTCTATACCGCTTTTATTCGCCAGATTTCCCGGGAGATCGAGGAGGCGGCGAAGATCGACGGCTGCACTACGCCGGGCATTTTTATCCGCATCATCATCCCGCTGCTGAAACCGGTGACGGCGACCGTAATCGTGCTGAACGCTTTATATATCTGGAATGATTTTCTGCTGCCGCTGCTTTATTTGCAGGATAACCATTATCGCACGATTCCGCTGCAGCAGTACTTCTTCTTCGGTCAATACAGCAGCGATCTCAACCTGGCGTTTGCCTACGCCGTGATGGGGATGATCCCGGTTATCGTTTTTTTCCTGATCATGCAAAGATTTATTGTCAAGGGCATTGCGGCCGGCGCCGTCAAAGGCTGA